The Longimicrobium sp. genomic sequence TCCAACACCACGTCAGCCTCGCGCGCCAGGCGGCGGACGAGCGCCTGCCCCGCCTCACTCTTCAGATCCGCCACCACCGAGCGCTTGTTGCGGTTGACGCACAGGAAGTACGCGGACTCGTCGCCGGCCCAGGGCGGCCCCCACTGGCGCGTGTCGTCGCCAGAGCCGGGGCGCTCCACCTTGATGACGTCCGCGCCCAGGTCGCCCAGCACCATGGTGCAGAGCGGGCCGGCGAGGACGCGGCTCAGGTCCAGCACGCGGATACCGGCCAGCGGCGGTGCGTCGTGGGTGGGGCGCGGATCGGACATCGTCGGGTGCTCGGGGTGGGTGGAAGGGGCGGAGGATACCGGCTGGGGCCGTGGCGCGTCAACGTCTCGCGGTAGGCAAACTCTTTGCGAGGGGCTATCTTCCCCGGCTTTCGTACCCACGAGACATTCACCGGACTGACAGATATGGCTTCGTTCAACGACCTCGGGCTTCGCGAGCCGCTCCTCGCGGCGCTGGAGGAGGGCGGCTTCGAGCGCCCCACCGCCCTCCAGCAGGCCGCCATCCCCGTGCTGCGGCGCGAGGGGAACCTGGTGGCGCGCGCCGGGAGCGGCGCCGGCAAGACGCTGGCCTACGGGCTGGGCGTGCTGGACCGCATCGAAGCGCGCGAGGAGGCGGACGACGCCGCCGCGGAAGAGGCCGAAGAGACCACCGGCACGCGCGTACTGGTACTCGCCGCCTCGCCCGAGCACGCCGAGCGCGCCACCCTGGAGCTGGTGCCGCTGGCGCAGGCCGTGGGGCTCACGGTGACCGCTTCGGGCCGCGGGTGGGGCACCGCCGCGGGCGAGGCGGACATCCTGGTCGCCACGCCGGCTGAGGTGCTCGAAGCGGTGCGCACCTCGGGCGTCAAGCTGGAGTCGCTGGAGGCGATCGTGGTGGACGGCGCGTCGGAGATCGAGGCGATGGGCGGCTGGGAAGCGGCGGAGACGCTCTTCGACCACGCCCCGCGCGCCGCCCAGCGCGTCCTGTTCAGCGCCGACATGACGCCCGGGGTAGAGGACATGGTGGACCGGCGCATCAAGCGCGCCCTCCGCTACCCGCCCACCCCCGCCGATCCCGCATCGGTGGAGCCGCAGAGCGCGACGGGCGTATTCGGCTACGTGATCGTCTCGGAGCGCGAGAAGCTGGAGACGGTGGCCCGCCTGCTGGGCGGCGACCGCGACGGCGACGCGCCCCCGGTGCTGGTGTGCCGCAGCGAAGAGCGCGCCGCGCAGGTTGCTGAGGCGCTCGCCCTGCGCGGCTTCATCGCGGGCGAGGCGGGCGACGACGACGTGGACGTGGCGGTCCTTTCCTCCGGCGCCGGCCCGGAGGAGATCACCGCCACGCTGGGCGGCAACCCGGCGACGGTGATCTCCTTCGACGTCCCGGCGGACGAGGTCACGCTCCGCGCGCTGCACGGCGGGGAGATGACGGGCTTCGTCCTCCTCCTGCCGCGCGAGCTGGCGCACCTGCGGCAGATCGCCCAGCGCGCGCTCCTGGAGCCGCATCCGGCCGGCATCAGCGGCGAGGAGCCGGCGGGGCGTGACGACGTCCGGGCCTTCCGCGCCACCATCCGCCGCGCCATCCGCGAGGAGGACATCTCCGCTCAGATGCTGGTGCTGG encodes the following:
- a CDS encoding DEAD/DEAH box helicase, producing the protein MASFNDLGLREPLLAALEEGGFERPTALQQAAIPVLRREGNLVARAGSGAGKTLAYGLGVLDRIEAREEADDAAAEEAEETTGTRVLVLAASPEHAERATLELVPLAQAVGLTVTASGRGWGTAAGEADILVATPAEVLEAVRTSGVKLESLEAIVVDGASEIEAMGGWEAAETLFDHAPRAAQRVLFSADMTPGVEDMVDRRIKRALRYPPTPADPASVEPQSATGVFGYVIVSEREKLETVARLLGGDRDGDAPPVLVCRSEERAAQVAEALALRGFIAGEAGDDDVDVAVLSSGAGPEEITATLGGNPATVISFDVPADEVTLRALHGGEMTGFVLLLPRELAHLRQIAQRALLEPHPAGISGEEPAGRDDVRAFRATIRRAIREEDISAQMLVLEPLFEDFTPAEVAAAVAALLRRKAPASEPAAPAVTRDAPRARPATTAAAPERSTLGNAVAAYARLFVSIGERDGVRAGDLVGTIAGETDIPGSQIGKVDIRDTFSIVEVPAELAERVIAALNGTTIKGRSVRADHDRGSTRKPGGAGGPRGAGGPRREGGFGPRREDRGPRREGGGPPRDRGGAEGGFRRPPNRRPRDE